The following proteins come from a genomic window of Microbacterium sp. SY138:
- a CDS encoding glucose 1-dehydrogenase, with the protein MRLENKKAIVTGGAGGIGRATSLALAAEGAAVAVVDLNADAAEAVAEEIRATGGTAVAIAADVASEPDIERVIATSVAELGGVDVVFNNAGIIRRTTAVETTVEEWDRVFGVNVRSIFLMCKHIVPVMEAAGGGSIINTGSGWGLKGGGQAISYCASKGAVVNMTRALAIDHGPAGIRVNSVNPGDVNTGMLREEARQLAQDTNAFLAEAADRPLRRMGEPSEVAQAVVWLASDDSSYVTGSALVVDGGGIA; encoded by the coding sequence ATGCGTCTCGAGAACAAGAAGGCAATCGTCACCGGCGGTGCCGGCGGCATCGGTCGCGCCACGTCGCTCGCGCTCGCCGCCGAGGGCGCGGCGGTCGCCGTCGTCGACCTGAACGCGGATGCGGCCGAAGCCGTCGCGGAGGAGATCCGCGCGACCGGCGGCACGGCCGTCGCGATCGCCGCCGACGTCGCGAGCGAGCCCGACATCGAGCGGGTGATCGCGACCTCCGTGGCCGAGCTCGGCGGCGTGGACGTCGTCTTCAACAACGCCGGCATCATCCGCCGCACCACTGCGGTCGAGACGACCGTCGAGGAGTGGGACCGCGTCTTCGGCGTGAACGTGCGCTCGATCTTCCTGATGTGCAAGCACATCGTTCCGGTCATGGAGGCGGCGGGTGGAGGCTCGATCATCAACACCGGGTCGGGCTGGGGCCTCAAGGGCGGTGGCCAGGCCATCTCCTACTGCGCCTCGAAGGGCGCGGTCGTGAACATGACGCGCGCGCTCGCGATCGACCACGGTCCCGCCGGCATCCGGGTGAACTCGGTCAACCCCGGCGACGTGAACACCGGGATGCTGCGGGAGGAAGCGCGTCAGCTGGCGCAGGACACGAACGCGTTCCTCGCCGAAGCCGCCGATCGCCCGCTGCGCCGCATGGGCGAGCCGAGCGAGGTCGCACAGGCCGTGGTGTGGCTCGCGAGCGACGACTCCTCGTACGTCACGGGCTCGGCGCTCGTCGTCGACGGCGGGGGCATCGCCTAG
- a CDS encoding NAD(+)/NADH kinase produces the protein MIGLVVNPVAGVGGPAGLAGSDGADVQRLALARGARSRVQERAVLALTTLAERHPGLVVATVAGAMGADAVRAAGLVPRVVGVGARDAGSAGSPEAAGVTEAADTSRAIAALAAAGADLILVVGGDGTLRDAVSGLGAVGHPSGERVDGGRGDDGSAFEAENSRQVHGQGGSGTRTPRLGLPAVLGVPAGVKMYSPVFAVSPRAAGSIAADWIDHDGLPTEEREVLDIDEASMRRARVDPTLYGMLRVPHRSGRTQARKAPTPVTEAAAVEAAARGAVSRMRPGVRYLLGPGGTIAEITRQLGVEGSPLGVDVVLDGAILVRGASEQELLAQIAEGPAQAVVTVIGGQGFLLGRGNQQLSASVLRALGDDPLLVVAPEQKLIDLHGRPLLVDTGDPELDARLAGHVRIITGVGTSSLYAVSAPELISV, from the coding sequence GTGATCGGCCTCGTCGTCAACCCTGTCGCCGGTGTCGGCGGGCCCGCGGGCCTCGCCGGCTCCGACGGTGCGGACGTGCAGCGCCTCGCCCTCGCGCGCGGCGCCCGTTCGCGCGTGCAGGAGCGGGCGGTCCTCGCCCTGACGACGCTCGCCGAACGGCATCCGGGGCTCGTGGTCGCGACCGTCGCCGGTGCGATGGGCGCCGACGCGGTCCGCGCGGCAGGACTTGTGCCGCGCGTCGTCGGGGTGGGCGCGCGCGATGCGGGCTCGGCGGGATCGCCTGAGGCGGCGGGGGTGACGGAGGCGGCGGATACCTCGCGTGCGATCGCAGCGTTGGCCGCGGCAGGGGCCGATCTGATCCTCGTCGTGGGCGGCGACGGCACCCTGCGCGACGCGGTCTCGGGGCTCGGTGCCGTGGGGCATCCGTCGGGTGAAAGGGTGGATGGCGGGAGAGGCGACGACGGATCTGCGTTCGAGGCCGAAAACTCCCGACAGGTGCACGGTCAGGGCGGATCGGGCACGCGTACGCCGCGGCTCGGTCTGCCGGCAGTCCTCGGAGTGCCCGCCGGAGTGAAGATGTACTCGCCCGTGTTCGCGGTCAGCCCACGGGCGGCGGGATCGATCGCAGCCGACTGGATCGACCACGACGGGCTGCCGACCGAGGAGCGCGAGGTACTCGACATCGACGAGGCGTCGATGCGGCGCGCCCGCGTCGACCCCACGCTGTATGGAATGCTCCGGGTGCCGCATCGTTCGGGCCGCACGCAGGCGCGCAAGGCGCCGACGCCGGTCACCGAAGCGGCCGCGGTCGAGGCCGCGGCCCGCGGGGCCGTCTCCCGCATGCGGCCGGGCGTGCGTTATCTCCTCGGCCCCGGCGGCACGATCGCCGAGATCACCCGGCAGCTCGGCGTCGAAGGATCGCCACTCGGCGTCGACGTCGTTCTCGACGGTGCCATCCTCGTCCGCGGGGCGAGTGAGCAGGAGCTGCTCGCCCAGATCGCCGAGGGTCCGGCGCAGGCCGTCGTCACCGTCATCGGCGGGCAGGGATTCCTGCTCGGGCGCGGCAATCAACAGCTCTCGGCGTCTGTGCTGCGCGCACTCGGCGACGACCCGCTCCTCGTCGTCGCCCCCGAGCAGAAGCTCATCGACCTGCACGGACGCCCCCTCCTCGTCGACACCGGCGACCCGGAACTCGATGCGAGACTCGCCGGGCACGTCCGCATCATCACCGGCGTCGGCACCAGCAGCCTCTACGCCGTGAGCGCGCCAGAACTGATCTCCGTCTGA
- a CDS encoding SDR family NAD(P)-dependent oxidoreductase has protein sequence MTDAPSDAAPDLGPGVDSEDLATTLRVLRELHRIDNEHPDFIAVRQATAAMFKDVKRVRRKQIRDAIAEADKAVVARTATGAPDRIDDETRGHDLATSVVDAPIAGELLKPRNCYICKQPYTVVDAFYHQLCPDCARFSHGKRNARTDLTGKRALLTGGRAKIGMHIALRLLRDGAHTTITTRFPRDAVRRFSALPDSADWLHRLRVVGIDLRDPAQVIGLADSVAAQGPLDILINNAAQTVRRSPGAYSLLADAELQPLPDGPLPEMETFGHTADPHPQALQASVDAHPLLSVAALGGTVAEQGGQALTAEDLARLAMAPGSSSLEKHADGTAIDAGGLVPDVNRVNSWVQSIEQVDPLEMLEVQLANTTAPFLLISRLRASMAASDAHRKYVVNVSAMEGQFSRRYKGPGHPHTNMAKAALNMLTRTSAGEMLEKDGILMTAVDTGWITDERPHYTKVRLAEEGFHAPLDLVDGAARVYDPIVRGEAGEDIHGVFLKDYEPSPW, from the coding sequence ATGACCGACGCCCCCTCCGACGCTGCACCCGACCTCGGACCGGGCGTCGACTCCGAAGATCTCGCCACCACGCTGCGCGTGCTGCGCGAGCTGCACCGGATCGACAACGAGCACCCCGATTTCATCGCGGTACGCCAGGCCACCGCGGCGATGTTCAAAGACGTCAAGCGCGTGCGCCGCAAGCAGATCCGCGACGCTATCGCCGAGGCCGACAAGGCCGTGGTCGCCCGCACCGCCACCGGGGCGCCCGACCGCATCGACGACGAGACCCGCGGCCATGACCTCGCCACGAGCGTGGTCGACGCCCCGATCGCTGGCGAACTGCTGAAGCCGCGCAACTGCTACATCTGCAAGCAGCCGTACACCGTGGTGGACGCGTTCTACCACCAGCTCTGCCCGGACTGCGCCCGCTTCAGCCACGGCAAGCGCAACGCCCGCACCGACCTCACCGGCAAGCGCGCCCTGCTCACGGGTGGCCGCGCGAAGATCGGCATGCACATCGCGCTGCGGCTGCTGCGTGACGGCGCACACACCACGATCACGACCCGCTTCCCGCGCGACGCCGTGCGACGCTTCTCGGCCCTGCCCGACTCGGCCGACTGGCTGCACCGCCTGCGCGTGGTCGGCATCGACCTGCGCGACCCTGCTCAGGTGATCGGCCTGGCGGACTCGGTCGCCGCTCAGGGCCCGCTCGACATCCTCATCAACAACGCCGCACAGACTGTACGCCGCTCGCCGGGTGCTTACTCCCTGTTGGCGGATGCCGAGCTGCAGCCCCTCCCCGACGGACCCCTGCCCGAGATGGAGACCTTCGGGCACACGGCCGACCCGCACCCGCAAGCGCTGCAGGCCTCGGTCGATGCGCATCCGCTGCTCTCGGTCGCGGCCCTCGGCGGCACGGTCGCCGAGCAGGGTGGTCAGGCACTCACGGCCGAAGATCTCGCGCGCCTCGCGATGGCGCCCGGATCGTCGTCGCTCGAGAAGCATGCCGACGGCACCGCGATCGACGCCGGCGGCCTCGTGCCCGACGTGAACCGCGTCAACAGCTGGGTGCAGTCGATCGAGCAGGTCGATCCGCTCGAGATGCTCGAGGTGCAGCTCGCGAACACGACAGCGCCGTTCCTGCTGATCAGCCGTCTGCGTGCCTCGATGGCCGCGTCCGATGCGCACCGCAAGTACGTGGTCAACGTCTCGGCGATGGAGGGACAGTTCTCCCGCCGCTACAAGGGCCCTGGACACCCGCACACGAACATGGCCAAGGCCGCGCTCAACATGCTCACACGCACGAGCGCGGGCGAGATGCTCGAGAAGGACGGCATCCTGATGACCGCCGTCGACACCGGCTGGATCACCGACGAGCGTCCGCACTACACGAAGGTGCGCCTCGCCGAGGAGGGCTTCCATGCCCCGCTCGATCTGGTCGACGGCGCCGCCCGCGTGTACGACCCGATCGTGCGCGGCGAGGCCGGCGAAGACATCCACGGCGTGTTCCTGAAGGACTACGAGCCCAGCCCCTGGTGA
- a CDS encoding M15 family metallopeptidase — protein sequence MNTRTIPHPPRVRRRRRVVVTLIAIAAAVILAFAVQQSLSAAFADAAHTIPSPAPTPVPTGGSAGSVVAPTEADGVILDDDKPTVFEVDRVAVGNLDPALLAALQRAASDAEADGVTIRVNSGWRSPALQEWMLQDAIVQYGSEEEARRWVATPETSEHVTGDAVDLGPWSALDWLAQRGSRYGLCQIYANESWHYELRPDAVDDGCPEMLADPTADPRTKR from the coding sequence ATGAACACCCGCACCATCCCCCATCCACCGCGAGTGCGTCGCCGTCGCCGTGTCGTCGTCACGCTGATAGCGATCGCTGCGGCCGTGATCCTCGCGTTCGCGGTGCAGCAGTCGCTGTCCGCGGCATTCGCCGATGCGGCGCACACGATCCCCTCGCCCGCCCCGACGCCCGTTCCGACCGGGGGATCCGCCGGCTCGGTGGTCGCCCCGACCGAGGCCGACGGTGTGATCCTCGACGATGACAAGCCCACGGTCTTCGAGGTCGACAGGGTCGCCGTCGGCAACCTCGACCCCGCTCTGCTCGCGGCGCTGCAGCGCGCCGCGTCCGACGCCGAGGCCGACGGGGTGACCATCCGTGTGAACAGCGGATGGCGTTCTCCCGCGTTGCAGGAGTGGATGCTGCAGGATGCCATCGTCCAGTACGGATCAGAAGAAGAGGCGCGCCGCTGGGTGGCCACCCCCGAGACCTCGGAGCACGTGACGGGCGATGCGGTCGACCTCGGACCGTGGTCGGCGCTCGACTGGCTCGCCCAGCGCGGCTCGCGCTACGGCCTCTGCCAGATCTACGCGAACGAGTCGTGGCACTACGAGCTGCGTCCCGACGCCGTCGACGACGGATGCCCCGAGATGCTCGCCGACCCGACCGCCGACCCGAGGACGAAGCGATGA
- a CDS encoding HAMP domain-containing sensor histidine kinase, whose translation MSARLKLTLSYAGIVLVSGLLLLAAVALYLLRYVPDVQIPYFEVRVPNRSDLIRAFVPVASTVMVVLLALGLGGGWLLAGRMLAPLERIGDAARLAAQGSLSHRIALPGPRDEFRDLADVFDSMLEQLEAHVAEQQRFAANASHELRTPLAISQTLLEVAHDDPERDVDELISRLQQVNTRAIDLTEALLLLSRADRRTFTREIVDLSLLAEGAVEALVPLADRRGVAVEVGGVPAPVLGSAALLPQLVTNLVLNAIVHNLPSGGAVAVRTHSMPHAVALVVENTGEVLPAHRVATLVEPFQRGAERTRSDDHAGAGLGLAIVDRITQAHGGTLVLTPRKDGGLIVTVWLPHPYPVEPPA comes from the coding sequence ATGAGCGCCCGCCTCAAGCTCACCCTCAGCTATGCGGGGATCGTGCTGGTGTCGGGACTCCTGCTTCTCGCCGCCGTGGCTCTGTATCTGCTGCGGTACGTGCCGGACGTGCAGATCCCGTACTTCGAGGTCCGCGTGCCGAACCGCTCCGACCTGATCCGGGCTTTCGTGCCGGTCGCCTCCACCGTCATGGTCGTGCTGCTCGCCCTGGGCCTGGGGGGCGGATGGCTGCTCGCCGGACGGATGCTGGCGCCGCTGGAGCGCATCGGCGACGCGGCGCGGCTGGCCGCGCAGGGATCGCTCTCCCATCGGATCGCTCTCCCCGGCCCCCGCGACGAGTTCCGCGACCTCGCCGACGTCTTCGACTCGATGCTCGAACAGCTCGAGGCGCACGTCGCGGAACAGCAGCGATTCGCCGCCAACGCCTCGCACGAACTGCGCACACCTCTCGCGATCTCGCAGACGCTGCTCGAGGTCGCGCACGACGACCCGGAGCGCGACGTCGACGAGCTGATCTCACGCCTGCAACAGGTCAACACCCGCGCGATCGACCTCACCGAGGCACTGCTGCTGCTCAGCCGGGCGGACCGACGAACGTTCACCCGCGAGATCGTCGATCTGTCGCTCCTCGCGGAGGGAGCAGTCGAGGCGCTGGTGCCCCTCGCGGATCGCCGCGGTGTCGCCGTGGAGGTGGGCGGCGTACCGGCACCGGTGCTCGGCTCCGCCGCCCTCCTGCCGCAGCTGGTGACGAACCTCGTGCTCAACGCGATCGTGCACAACCTGCCGTCCGGCGGAGCCGTCGCCGTGCGCACCCACTCGATGCCCCATGCGGTCGCGCTGGTCGTAGAGAACACCGGCGAGGTGCTCCCCGCCCACCGCGTGGCGACGCTCGTCGAACCATTCCAGCGCGGAGCCGAGCGCACCCGCAGCGACGATCATGCCGGAGCGGGGCTCGGCCTCGCGATCGTCGACCGCATCACCCAGGCGCACGGCGGCACTCTGGTGCTCACCCCGCGCAAGGACGGCGGCCTGATCGTGACGGTGTGGCTCCCGCATCCCTACCCGGTGGAGCCTCCCGCCTGA
- a CDS encoding NAD(P)H-dependent oxidoreductase — MSLFRLDASILPASSASRALADLVEAEWTASHPDSTVTRRDLASDPVPATAWADAVTGGFVDAAQRTPAQNDARALASQFADELIGADALLFAVPLYNYGVSQHFKTWFDLAYTDARIDPTGTALNGKPATLVTVLGGNYAAGSPKEGWDHSTGWLRRVLEDVWGLDLRVVQRPFTLVGVNPALDAFADTARELKENAEADARTYGRELAATRDPRVA, encoded by the coding sequence ATGTCCCTGTTCCGCCTGGATGCCAGCATCCTTCCCGCGTCGTCCGCCAGCCGAGCGCTCGCCGACCTCGTCGAGGCCGAGTGGACCGCGTCCCACCCCGACTCCACGGTCACCCGCCGCGACCTGGCGAGCGACCCGGTGCCCGCGACCGCCTGGGCGGATGCCGTGACCGGCGGCTTCGTCGACGCGGCCCAGCGCACTCCCGCGCAGAACGATGCCCGCGCTCTCGCCTCGCAGTTCGCCGATGAGCTGATCGGCGCCGACGCGCTCCTGTTCGCGGTGCCGCTGTACAACTACGGCGTCTCGCAGCACTTCAAGACCTGGTTCGACCTGGCCTACACCGACGCGCGCATCGACCCGACCGGCACTGCGCTGAACGGCAAGCCCGCCACGCTGGTCACCGTGCTCGGCGGCAACTACGCGGCCGGCTCGCCCAAGGAGGGCTGGGACCACTCGACCGGGTGGCTGCGCCGCGTACTCGAAGACGTCTGGGGCCTCGACCTGCGCGTCGTGCAGCGTCCGTTCACCCTGGTCGGCGTGAACCCGGCCCTCGACGCCTTCGCCGACACGGCGCGCGAGCTCAAGGAGAACGCCGAGGCCGACGCTCGCACCTACGGCCGCGAGCTCGCCGCGACGCGCGACCCCCGAGTGGCCTGA
- a CDS encoding response regulator transcription factor, which translates to MRVLIVEDEPYLAEAVRDGLRLEAIAADIAGDGDTALELLSINSYDLAVLDRDVPGPSGDDIARWIVASGSGIPILMLTAADRLDDKATGFEIGADDYLTKPFELRELVLRLRALDRRRQRSRPPVLEVAGLRLDPFRREVYRDDRYVALTRKQFAVLEVLVDADGGVVSAEELLERAWDENADPFTNAVRITVSSLRKRLGEPWLILTVPGVGYRIGTDADA; encoded by the coding sequence ATGCGTGTACTGATCGTCGAGGACGAGCCCTACCTCGCCGAGGCGGTACGTGACGGACTGCGACTGGAGGCGATCGCCGCCGATATCGCGGGCGACGGCGACACCGCGCTCGAACTGCTGAGCATCAACTCCTACGACCTCGCCGTGCTCGACCGCGACGTTCCCGGCCCTTCCGGCGACGACATCGCCCGGTGGATCGTGGCCTCCGGCAGCGGCATCCCGATCCTGATGCTGACCGCCGCCGACCGCCTCGATGACAAGGCGACCGGCTTCGAGATCGGCGCGGACGACTACCTCACCAAGCCGTTCGAGCTGCGCGAACTCGTCCTGCGACTGCGCGCCCTCGACCGTCGCCGTCAGCGCAGCCGGCCGCCCGTGCTCGAGGTCGCAGGGCTGCGCCTCGACCCCTTCCGTCGCGAGGTGTACCGCGACGACCGCTACGTCGCACTGACGCGCAAGCAGTTCGCGGTGTTGGAGGTGCTGGTCGACGCCGATGGCGGAGTTGTCAGCGCCGAGGAGCTGCTGGAGCGCGCCTGGGACGAGAATGCCGACCCGTTCACCAACGCGGTGCGCATCACGGTGTCGTCGCTGCGCAAGCGCCTGGGCGAGCCGTGGCTGATCTTGACGGTGCCCGGCGTCGGATACCGGATCGGGACGGACGCCGATGCGTAG
- a CDS encoding helix-turn-helix domain-containing protein, with product MAEVDEERQVCDVAVTLAFSVLGKRWNGMIVSSLGGGPSTFVALRRAVAGISDTVLSDRLAELAEAGLVARTVDAGPPVTVSYALTPAGEGLLPILNQLGQWASANLAARAH from the coding sequence ATGGCCGAGGTCGACGAAGAGCGTCAGGTGTGCGACGTTGCCGTCACACTCGCCTTCAGCGTGCTCGGAAAGCGGTGGAACGGCATGATCGTGTCGTCGCTCGGCGGGGGGCCATCGACCTTCGTCGCTCTGCGTCGGGCCGTCGCCGGAATCAGCGACACCGTGCTCTCCGACCGCCTCGCCGAACTCGCCGAGGCCGGACTCGTGGCCCGCACGGTCGACGCCGGCCCGCCTGTGACCGTGTCGTACGCACTCACGCCCGCAGGGGAAGGACTCCTGCCGATCCTGAACCAACTCGGGCAGTGGGCCTCGGCGAATCTCGCCGCGCGCGCCCACTAA
- the gcvPA gene encoding aminomethyl-transferring glycine dehydrogenase subunit GcvPA — protein MTAPFVHPYIPNTAPASRAAMLAAVGAASVDEFYADIPESLRLGRPLDLPTPFAAEQDLARHVRGLLAKNRSTQERLSFLGAGTYNHYVPAVVDEVIGRSEFLTAYAGEPYEDHGRFQALFQYQSLMAELLEMDVVNVPTYDGYQATATGLTMSGRLTGRGRVLVVSDVLPAKLAKVHDYVRAHLTLELVPTVGGTADVAAVRAALGDDVAAVWIETPSATGAVEASLQEISDAAHAAGAVVVVGTDPIGYGVLAPPSVSGADIVTGDIQSLGLHQWFGGAHGGFIAVHDDPTFVMEMPSRLFGLATTDVPGEYGFGDVAYDRTSFAHREEGKEWVGTAAALWGIAAGVYLALMGPAGMAELGEVLLARTRYAQQALSAVPGVSLDDDAVHLREFTVTFADVTAEAVVTALRTKGIEPGVVVGERRLLVCVTELTTQADIDTLAGALAEVTASDASSSHASHQAAKEQNR, from the coding sequence ATGACCGCCCCGTTCGTGCATCCGTACATCCCCAACACCGCCCCGGCCTCCCGAGCGGCGATGCTCGCGGCCGTCGGCGCCGCCTCGGTCGACGAGTTCTACGCCGACATCCCGGAGTCGCTGCGACTCGGACGTCCGCTCGACCTTCCGACCCCGTTCGCGGCCGAGCAGGACCTCGCCCGCCACGTGCGGGGGCTGCTCGCCAAGAACCGTTCGACCCAGGAGCGGCTGAGCTTCCTCGGCGCGGGCACCTACAACCACTACGTGCCCGCCGTGGTGGACGAGGTCATCGGCCGCAGCGAGTTCCTGACCGCGTACGCCGGTGAGCCCTACGAGGACCACGGTCGCTTCCAGGCCCTGTTCCAGTACCAATCGCTGATGGCCGAGCTGCTCGAGATGGACGTCGTGAACGTGCCGACCTACGACGGCTACCAGGCGACGGCGACCGGCCTCACGATGTCGGGGCGACTCACGGGCCGCGGGCGGGTGCTGGTCGTCAGCGACGTGCTGCCGGCGAAGCTCGCGAAGGTGCACGACTACGTCCGCGCGCACCTGACGCTCGAGCTCGTACCCACCGTCGGCGGTACGGCCGACGTCGCCGCCGTTCGCGCGGCGCTGGGCGATGACGTGGCCGCGGTCTGGATCGAGACGCCGAGCGCCACCGGCGCCGTGGAGGCGTCCCTGCAGGAGATCTCGGATGCCGCCCACGCGGCCGGCGCCGTGGTCGTCGTCGGCACCGACCCCATCGGCTACGGCGTCCTCGCCCCGCCCTCGGTCTCGGGAGCGGACATCGTCACCGGCGACATCCAGTCCCTCGGCCTGCACCAGTGGTTCGGCGGCGCCCACGGCGGGTTCATCGCCGTGCACGACGACCCGACCTTCGTGATGGAGATGCCCTCGCGCCTGTTCGGGCTCGCCACCACCGACGTGCCCGGTGAGTACGGCTTCGGCGATGTGGCCTACGACCGCACCTCGTTCGCACACCGCGAGGAGGGGAAGGAATGGGTCGGCACGGCCGCGGCCCTCTGGGGCATCGCCGCCGGGGTGTACCTCGCGCTGATGGGACCGGCCGGCATGGCCGAGCTCGGCGAGGTGCTGCTCGCCCGCACCCGGTACGCGCAGCAGGCGCTCTCCGCAGTGCCGGGTGTCTCCCTCGACGACGACGCCGTGCACCTGCGCGAGTTCACGGTGACCTTCGCCGACGTCACGGCCGAAGCGGTCGTCACGGCGCTCCGCACCAAGGGCATCGAGCCCGGCGTGGTCGTGGGGGAGCGCCGCCTGCTCGTCTGCGTCACCGAGCTCACCACCCAGGCCGACATCGATACCCTGGCCGGCGCGCTCGCCGAGGTCACGGCATCCGACGCGTCTTCATCCCATGCATCACACCAGGCTGCGAAGGAGCAGAACCGATGA
- the gcvPB gene encoding aminomethyl-transferring glycine dehydrogenase subunit GcvPB — MSLPVAPKPTLRRFQQARWDEPIIFELSTPGERGVLVSQVEPGVREVVGDVVAALPASLRRAAKPNLPEMGQMRVLKHYLRLSQENLGADFNVDIGQGTCTMKYAPKINDQLANTPQLTAMHPHQDPADAQGVLEIVWQLERMLAEISGMDEVSLHTQGGSAAIWANIAMIRAFHEANGEGEQRREVITTIFSHPSNAAAAKAAGYEVITVYPDAEGYPSLDALKAALSPRTAAIMVTNPEDTGIYNPAIREWVDAAHAVGALASYDQANANGILGVTRARDAGFDVCHFNLHKTFGTPHGSGGPGSGANAVSAALAPFLPGPRVVRADDGTFGVVEAGELSIGAVGPFFGVIPALVKAYSWIMALGAEGLLAAAETAVLNNNYLMARVLAIPGASAPYATGRRRIEQVRYSWEELYQETGISSEEIGVRMSDFGMHYWTSHHPYVVPQPFTLEPTESYSMAELDEYAATLAEVAREARENPEVVRTAPHNQTVHHTHHDDLDDPERWAITWRAYQRKYFPAESVAS, encoded by the coding sequence ATGAGTCTTCCCGTCGCCCCGAAGCCGACGCTGCGCCGATTCCAACAGGCCCGCTGGGACGAGCCGATCATCTTCGAGCTGAGCACCCCCGGTGAACGCGGCGTGCTGGTGTCGCAGGTCGAGCCCGGCGTTCGCGAGGTCGTGGGCGACGTGGTCGCCGCGCTGCCCGCCTCCCTGCGCCGTGCCGCGAAGCCGAACCTGCCCGAGATGGGGCAGATGCGCGTGCTCAAGCACTACCTGCGCCTGTCGCAGGAGAATCTCGGCGCCGACTTCAACGTCGACATCGGCCAGGGCACCTGCACCATGAAGTACGCGCCGAAGATCAACGACCAGCTCGCGAACACTCCGCAGCTCACCGCGATGCACCCGCATCAGGATCCGGCCGACGCGCAGGGCGTGCTCGAGATCGTCTGGCAGCTGGAGCGGATGCTCGCCGAGATCTCCGGGATGGACGAGGTCTCGCTGCACACGCAGGGCGGATCGGCGGCGATCTGGGCGAATATCGCCATGATCCGCGCCTTCCACGAGGCGAACGGCGAAGGCGAGCAGCGTCGCGAGGTCATCACCACGATCTTCAGCCACCCCTCGAACGCGGCCGCTGCGAAGGCGGCCGGCTATGAGGTCATCACGGTCTACCCCGACGCCGAGGGCTATCCGTCGCTCGACGCGTTGAAGGCCGCCCTGTCGCCCCGCACCGCGGCGATCATGGTCACGAACCCGGAGGACACCGGCATCTACAATCCGGCGATCCGGGAGTGGGTCGACGCTGCGCACGCGGTCGGAGCCCTCGCCTCCTACGACCAGGCCAACGCGAACGGCATCCTCGGGGTCACGCGCGCCCGCGATGCCGGCTTCGACGTGTGCCACTTCAACCTGCACAAGACCTTCGGCACCCCGCACGGCAGCGGCGGACCGGGATCTGGCGCGAACGCCGTGAGTGCGGCCCTCGCCCCGTTCCTGCCGGGGCCGCGCGTGGTGCGGGCCGATGACGGGACCTTCGGGGTGGTCGAGGCGGGAGAGCTGTCGATCGGCGCGGTCGGCCCGTTCTTCGGCGTCATCCCCGCGCTCGTGAAGGCCTACTCGTGGATCATGGCCCTCGGCGCCGAGGGACTGCTCGCCGCCGCCGAGACCGCCGTGCTGAACAACAACTACCTGATGGCTCGTGTGCTCGCGATCCCCGGAGCCTCGGCGCCGTATGCCACGGGTCGCCGCCGCATCGAGCAGGTGCGCTACTCGTGGGAGGAGCTGTACCAGGAGACCGGCATCTCGTCGGAGGAGATCGGCGTGCGCATGTCCGACTTCGGGATGCACTACTGGACGAGTCACCACCCCTACGTGGTGCCGCAGCCGTTCACGCTCGAGCCGACTGAGTCGTACTCGATGGCAGAGCTCGATGAATATGCGGCGACCCTGGCCGAAGTGGCACGCGAAGCACGCGAGAACCCCGAGGTGGTGCGCACCGCCCCGCACAACCAGACCGTGCACCACACGCACCATGACGATCTGGACGACCCGGAGCGGTGGGCGATCACCTGGCGCGCGTACCAGCGGAAGTACTTCCCCGCGGAGTCCGTCGCGTCGTGA